A single Mytilus trossulus isolate FHL-02 chromosome 12, PNRI_Mtr1.1.1.hap1, whole genome shotgun sequence DNA region contains:
- the LOC134693849 gene encoding type-1 angiotensin II receptor A-like, translated as MNKSARQCFTWLEVDNSTTLQSLNDQFTERHIGGISLTSILMVLGIFGNFAVIWIYTQRFKLSNYRTYTIWLAVMDIANSCIGMPFLVYYMSHYLTFPSNGLCKFGRFTMVFTTNSSAFLLVVIAFDRYRKVCKPLKWQLSCKNIKVCCIVATFLGLLTSWPCLVLYGTYTVDTVIPDVKGLRCWTDDAYKNTVYPKIYYIVLYIFNFLVIPFLFIAYAQILRFLHTHGTSGVRVKTEKTTITLLAVSAAFLLSAIPHYSLVVITRVQKDFNCNMTFSEGFAYYTFVFSILLNNAVNPFIYGFLDRKFQREMRRIFKSCREDKGDAENCSVSQSMELDSMDPRHIHVIPKMQSSEVTLND; from the coding sequence ATGAACAAATCAGCAAGACAGTGTTTTACTTGGCTTGAAGTCGATAATTCAACAACACTACAAAGTTTGAACGACCAGTTTACAGAACGGCATATAGGTGGAATAAGTTTAACTTCGATCCTAATGGTGCTTGGGATatttggaaattttgcagttattTGGATATATACTCAGAGATTCAAGTTATCAAATTACAGAACATACACGATATGGCTGGCCGTAATGGACATTGCAAATTCGTGCATCGGAATGCCTTTCCTTGTTTACTATATGAGTCATTACTTAACCTTTCCATCTAATGGTTTGTGCAAATTCGGCCGATTCACAATGGTCTTTACAACAAACTCATCAGCCTTTCTTTTAGTGGTTATAGCTTTTGATCGATATAGAAAGGTATGTAAACCTTTAAAATGGCAACTTtcctgcaaaaatataaaagtatgcTGTATTGTTGCCACCTTTTTGGGACTTTTAACTTCttggccatgtttggttttatatgGAACTTACACCGTTGATACGGTTATTCCTGATGTAAAAGGACTTCGTTGCTGGACTGATGATGCTTACAAAAATACAGTGTACCCAAAAATTTACTACATAGTGCTCTATATCTTCAATTTCCTAGTTATACCTTTCCTGTTCATTGCATATGCTCAAATCTTAAGGTTTTTACATACACATGGGACAAGCGGAGTTCGCGTGAAAACCGAAAAAACTACAATAACCCTTTTAGCTGTTTCGGCAGCTTTCCTCTTGAGTGCTATTCCACATTACAGCCTTGTTGTCATAACTCGAGTTCAAAAGGACTTTAATTGTAACATgacattttctgaaggatttgcctatTACACATTTGTCTTCTCCATTTTGCTAAATAATGCCGTAAATCCTTTCATATACGGCTTTTTGGATAGGAAGTTTCAGCGGGAAATGAGAAGAATATTTAAATCTTGTCGAGAAGATAAAGGAGATGCAGAAAACTGTAGCGTTTCACAGTCGATGGAATTGGATTCAATGGATCCTAGGCATATTCACGTTATTCCGAAAATGCAGTCTTCAGAAGTTACCCTTAATGATTAA